From Brochothrix thermosphacta DSM 20171 = FSL F6-1036, a single genomic window includes:
- a CDS encoding PRD domain-containing protein: protein MKVIRSFNNNAVLVKDVDLTEWIVIGNGIGFNKKVNDAIDKSKIERRFVAESRSALMDEGVISLLKMDSKIVETASEITRKVEHSLNIKFENYNYLILADHISFVIERATKGIEMTNSTIRWEVKKLFPKEYEAAKVAIKILTKNFAIDLPRGEDVFLTYHFVNAQSSEGKLEETMKMSKLIHNILEIIQMKYQIILNEESFHYDRFISHLRYFVLRHLDNESVLIEPLDSGLLEMMRIKYAEAYKTVGKIAVYLEKTEGWQLTQDEKLYLCLHIWRVTNKQEL, encoded by the coding sequence ATGAAGGTCATCCGGAGCTTTAATAACAATGCGGTACTTGTTAAAGATGTGGACTTAACAGAATGGATTGTTATCGGAAATGGTATTGGTTTTAATAAGAAGGTGAATGATGCGATTGACAAATCTAAAATTGAGCGGCGTTTTGTGGCTGAATCACGCAGCGCTTTGATGGATGAAGGTGTCATTTCATTGTTGAAAATGGATTCAAAAATAGTTGAAACAGCATCAGAAATTACACGGAAAGTAGAACACAGCCTGAACATCAAGTTTGAGAACTATAATTATTTAATTTTGGCAGATCACATTAGTTTTGTGATAGAACGTGCAACAAAAGGAATAGAAATGACTAATAGTACAATTCGTTGGGAAGTTAAAAAATTATTTCCTAAAGAATACGAAGCCGCAAAAGTAGCAATCAAAATTTTAACGAAAAATTTTGCGATTGATTTACCGAGAGGCGAAGATGTTTTCTTAACGTATCATTTTGTAAATGCGCAATCGAGTGAAGGTAAATTGGAAGAAACGATGAAAATGTCTAAATTAATTCATAATATTCTCGAAATTATTCAAATGAAGTATCAAATTATTCTCAATGAAGAGTCGTTTCATTATGATCGTTTTATTTCTCACTTACGGTATTTTGTGTTGAGGCACTTGGATAATGAAAGTGTACTGATAGAGCCGCTAGACTCTGGTTTACTCGAAATGATGCGCATCAAGTATGCTGAAGCCTATAAAACAGTGGGGAAAATTGCAGTCTATTTAGAAAAAACGGAAGGCTGGCAGTTAACACAAGATGAAAAATTATACCTTTGCCTGCATATCTGGCGTGTAACAAATAAACAAGAATTATAA
- a CDS encoding beta-glucoside-specific PTS transporter subunit IIABC: MKYEQLVSMIIEKIGGKENVNSVVHCTTRLRFKLKDEKKADTEFLKKADGIVTVVQSGGQYQVVIGNHVSDVYAEIVKQTGLSEEGGVEEKGGSVLDKAIDLISGIFAPTLGLLASTGMIKGFLAIFTTFGWLSDKSGTYIILNALGDSFFYFLPIMLAYTSSKKFKVNPFLAMVIGATLVYPTIAALNPLTMMGSDATPLYTLFSGTIFESPVYLTFLGIPLIMMNYTSSVIPIILAVWLTSKVEPFFKKIMPDVVKTFLVPFCAALVVVPVTFLVIGPISTWLGTAIGAGSLAVYTFNPILAGFILGAVWQVLVVFGLHWGLVPIGLLNISTLGFEPVLVLTGAASFAQIGAVLAVTLRTKDPKTKGLGISAFISGIFGVTEPAIYGITLPRKKPFIASCIASGVGGAIMGFAGTKSYMVGGLGIFAIPSKISPKGIDTGFYGNLVAIVVALLLGLLITLLMDKSHKNEVFAEPVVEDIIKTVDLTEETLVSPLTGSLQELSGISDEVFASGAMGNGVAILPTEGKLYAPTDGEVTLVFPTGHAVGMKTNAGAEVLMHIGMDTVQLDGQFFETHVEKGLMVTKGTLLVTFEIEQIKAAGYEVITPMIVTNTSEYNTVKAIAEGNVAVGDAVLELK; the protein is encoded by the coding sequence ATGAAATACGAACAGCTCGTCTCGATGATTATCGAAAAAATAGGCGGAAAAGAGAATGTGAATAGTGTGGTTCATTGTACAACACGTTTACGTTTTAAACTGAAAGATGAAAAAAAAGCAGATACAGAGTTTCTTAAAAAAGCGGATGGTATTGTCACGGTCGTTCAAAGTGGCGGTCAGTATCAAGTGGTGATTGGTAACCATGTATCTGACGTGTATGCCGAAATTGTTAAGCAAACAGGTTTATCCGAAGAAGGCGGTGTTGAGGAAAAAGGGGGTTCCGTTTTAGATAAGGCAATAGATTTAATCTCTGGTATTTTCGCACCGACGTTAGGTTTATTAGCATCAACAGGTATGATTAAAGGTTTCTTAGCAATTTTCACCACATTTGGTTGGCTCAGTGATAAGTCAGGGACGTATATCATTTTAAATGCGTTGGGAGATTCGTTCTTCTACTTCTTACCAATCATGTTAGCTTACACATCGAGTAAAAAATTCAAAGTTAATCCATTCTTGGCCATGGTCATAGGGGCGACACTCGTTTATCCAACGATTGCTGCTTTGAACCCTTTAACGATGATGGGGTCAGATGCGACACCATTATATACACTATTTAGTGGCACCATTTTTGAATCACCAGTTTATCTTACATTCTTAGGTATTCCGCTGATCATGATGAACTATACATCATCAGTTATTCCGATTATTTTAGCGGTTTGGTTAACTTCAAAAGTAGAACCTTTCTTCAAAAAAATTATGCCAGATGTCGTTAAAACATTTTTAGTGCCATTCTGTGCAGCACTTGTTGTCGTGCCAGTGACATTCCTTGTAATTGGACCGATTTCAACATGGTTAGGAACTGCAATTGGAGCGGGAAGTTTAGCAGTATACACGTTTAATCCCATCTTAGCAGGCTTCATTTTAGGTGCCGTTTGGCAAGTTTTAGTTGTCTTCGGTTTACATTGGGGACTTGTCCCAATCGGTTTATTAAATATCAGCACACTAGGATTTGAACCTGTTTTAGTATTAACAGGCGCTGCATCATTTGCACAAATCGGTGCAGTGTTGGCAGTAACACTGCGTACAAAAGATCCAAAAACAAAAGGTTTGGGAATATCAGCATTCATTTCAGGTATCTTCGGTGTAACGGAACCTGCGATTTATGGGATTACATTACCACGTAAAAAACCATTCATTGCCAGCTGTATTGCATCAGGTGTCGGTGGCGCTATTATGGGCTTTGCAGGGACAAAATCTTATATGGTTGGTGGATTAGGGATTTTCGCAATCCCAAGTAAAATTTCACCCAAAGGAATCGATACCGGTTTTTACGGTAACTTGGTTGCAATCGTGGTCGCACTTCTTCTAGGTTTATTGATAACGTTGTTAATGGATAAATCACATAAAAATGAAGTTTTTGCAGAACCAGTGGTAGAAGACATTATCAAAACAGTTGATTTGACAGAAGAAACACTGGTTAGTCCACTAACAGGTAGTTTACAAGAGTTAAGTGGTATTAGTGATGAAGTATTTGCCTCAGGAGCGATGGGGAACGGTGTAGCTATCTTACCGACTGAAGGTAAGTTATATGCCCCAACAGATGGTGAAGTGACGCTTGTATTCCCTACAGGTCATGCTGTTGGGATGAAAACAAATGCAGGCGCTGAAGTATTAATGCACATCGGTATGGATACAGTGCAATTAGATGGTCAATTCTTTGAAACACACGTTGAAAAAGGGTTGATGGTTACAAAAGGTACGCTGCTTGTGACGTTTGAAATTGAGCAAATTAAAGCGGCGGGTTATGAAGTGATTACACCGATGATTGTAACCAATACGAGTGAATACAACACTGTGAAAGCTATTGCAG
- a CDS encoding asparaginase: MKILVLATGGTIASVETDNGLLPGLNVEELRRYFTEQNKQYSQSELDFDFHLLMNKDSTNISPHDWVTIAQAVETHYNDYDAFIITHGTDTLGYTAAALSYMLQGFDKAVVLTGSQIPLSFHKTDAKRNVRDALTYCLEGQPGVFVVFDGKVIQGTRAVKIRTKSYDAFESINHPYIAKIIDGHVEMCASPAQKTERLQFETQLCSDIFLLKLFPGLKASFFDAIADNYKGIIIESFGNGGLPFEDENILDRVGNLTKRGISVVMTTQCLEEGENLLLYEVGQKVAQYPIILSGDMNTEAIVPKLMWALGQTTDPTEVKTLFETPIGGDLSADWDMQITP, encoded by the coding sequence ATGAAAATACTTGTTTTAGCAACTGGCGGGACCATTGCGTCTGTTGAGACAGACAATGGCTTGCTTCCTGGTCTGAATGTTGAAGAATTACGTCGCTACTTTACTGAACAAAATAAGCAATATAGTCAATCAGAACTTGATTTTGACTTTCATCTTTTAATGAACAAAGACAGTACAAATATCAGCCCTCATGATTGGGTAACGATTGCTCAGGCGGTCGAAACACACTATAACGACTACGATGCTTTTATTATTACGCATGGTACGGATACTTTAGGTTATACCGCCGCCGCATTATCCTATATGTTACAGGGATTTGATAAAGCTGTCGTGCTGACTGGCTCTCAAATACCCCTCAGCTTCCATAAAACAGATGCTAAACGGAATGTTCGTGATGCTCTTACTTATTGTTTAGAAGGCCAACCAGGTGTGTTTGTTGTCTTTGATGGCAAAGTGATTCAAGGCACTCGAGCAGTTAAGATTAGAACCAAAAGTTATGATGCTTTCGAAAGTATCAATCATCCCTATATCGCTAAAATCATTGATGGCCATGTGGAAATGTGTGCATCTCCTGCCCAAAAAACAGAACGATTACAATTTGAAACACAATTGTGTTCAGATATCTTTCTGCTCAAGTTATTCCCTGGGCTTAAAGCATCGTTTTTTGACGCAATTGCTGACAATTACAAAGGTATTATTATCGAAAGTTTTGGTAATGGCGGCTTACCCTTTGAAGATGAAAATATCCTCGATCGTGTCGGTAACTTAACAAAGCGCGGTATCTCGGTTGTTATGACCACTCAATGTCTTGAAGAAGGCGAAAATCTTCTATTATATGAAGTTGGACAAAAAGTGGCTCAATACCCCATTATTCTATCGGGTGATATGAATACGGAAGCAATTGTCCCTAAATTAATGTGGGCGCTCGGACAAACGACGGATCCAACAGAAGTAAAAACATTATTTGAAACACCTATCGGTGGCGATTTATCTGCTGATTGGGATATGCAAATAACACCATAA
- a CDS encoding 2,3-butanediol dehydrogenase, translating into MKAAVWYGEKDLRIEDRDLKPMKADEVKVRVAWAGICGSDLHEYQEGPVFIPVDKEDELTGEVAPLIMGHEFAGVIEEIGSEVTKYKVGDRVAINPTLTHGNLPEALDTYDGFSFIGLHGDGGFTKFANAPEKQVYKLPESLSLQDGALVEPMAVAVQAVKESEMLFGDTVAVFGAGPIGLLTIIAAKAAGASKIIVLDLSANRLEKALELGATHAVNSGEVDGVKAVRDIVPGGVDVTFEVAGVAPTFKASIDATRARGTVVIVSIFARPIEWNPIHLTNTGVKLTSTIAYTPTTFQQTVDLMGTGQLKPQGIVTSKIVLDDIVAKGFEALTTDKTQAKILVELSGEK; encoded by the coding sequence ATGAAAGCAGCTGTATGGTATGGAGAAAAAGATTTGCGTATTGAAGACAGGGATTTAAAACCAATGAAAGCTGATGAAGTGAAAGTACGTGTCGCTTGGGCAGGGATTTGTGGAAGTGATTTACATGAATATCAAGAAGGACCAGTATTTATTCCAGTTGACAAGGAAGACGAGTTAACAGGAGAAGTGGCACCGTTAATTATGGGGCATGAATTCGCTGGTGTGATTGAAGAAATCGGTAGTGAAGTAACAAAATATAAAGTAGGGGATCGTGTAGCGATTAATCCAACATTAACACACGGCAACTTACCAGAAGCATTAGATACATACGATGGTTTTAGTTTCATCGGATTACATGGAGACGGTGGTTTTACGAAGTTTGCAAACGCTCCTGAAAAACAAGTGTATAAATTACCAGAATCACTGTCACTTCAAGATGGTGCACTTGTGGAACCAATGGCTGTTGCTGTACAAGCCGTGAAAGAAAGTGAAATGTTATTTGGCGATACAGTGGCTGTTTTTGGTGCAGGTCCAATTGGTTTATTAACGATTATTGCTGCAAAAGCTGCAGGAGCAAGTAAAATCATCGTGCTTGATCTCTCAGCAAATCGTTTAGAAAAAGCATTGGAGTTAGGTGCAACGCATGCCGTTAACTCTGGTGAAGTTGATGGTGTTAAGGCGGTGCGCGATATCGTTCCTGGTGGAGTTGACGTAACGTTTGAAGTCGCTGGTGTTGCACCAACCTTCAAAGCATCGATTGATGCAACGCGTGCTCGTGGAACCGTGGTTATCGTCTCAATTTTTGCGCGTCCAATTGAATGGAACCCGATTCATCTTACAAATACAGGTGTTAAGTTAACATCAACAATAGCTTATACACCAACAACTTTCCAACAAACAGTTGATTTGATGGGGACAGGCCAACTAAAACCTCAAGGAATTGTAACTTCTAAAATCGTCTTAGATGATATTGTTGCTAAAGGATTTGAAGCATTAACAACTGATAAAACACAAGCTAAAATTTTGGTTGAGTTAAGCGGCGAAAAATAA
- a CDS encoding nucleobase:cation symporter-2 family protein encodes MFGKGKIVALGFQHVLAMYAGAVIVPLLIANQLNFTVMQTTYLVSIDIFMCGIATFLQLRVGRFMGIGLPVVLGCAVQAIAPIVLIGQDIGIGAIYGAIIVSGLFVLLIAPVFSKVVRFFPPVVTGSVVTVIGLTLIPVAINNLAGGQGSKDFGSIFNLSLGFGTLIVIILTYRFGSGFLRSIAVLVGILAGSLFAYFYRGISFQSVSEAAWVHVPTPFFFGAPTFNLSAILTMIIISLVSMVESTGVYFALSDITKQKLTTKDLSRGYRSEGLAIILGGIFNTFPYTAYSQNVGLVQLSGVKTKNVIYVAASFLVILGLIPKIGAITTTIPTPVLGGAMVAMFGMVVAQGIKMLGSVDFASQENLLIIACSVGLGLGVTTVPELFAVLPKFVQLFTSNGIVAGSVCAIILNIVFNMRPKTKEHKVNSVNS; translated from the coding sequence ATGTTTGGAAAAGGGAAGATAGTGGCATTGGGTTTTCAGCACGTACTCGCGATGTATGCAGGTGCTGTGATTGTACCTTTGCTAATTGCAAATCAATTGAATTTTACAGTGATGCAAACGACTTATTTAGTATCGATTGATATTTTCATGTGTGGGATTGCAACCTTCTTGCAATTACGCGTGGGACGTTTTATGGGAATCGGCTTACCCGTTGTTTTGGGATGTGCAGTACAAGCGATTGCCCCGATTGTATTAATTGGACAGGATATCGGAATAGGTGCTATCTATGGTGCTATTATTGTTTCAGGATTATTTGTATTATTAATCGCCCCCGTTTTTTCTAAAGTTGTCCGTTTCTTTCCTCCGGTTGTTACGGGATCCGTTGTTACAGTTATTGGCTTAACACTCATTCCAGTAGCAATCAATAACCTTGCTGGTGGACAAGGCAGTAAAGATTTTGGATCTATTTTTAATCTGAGTTTAGGATTTGGAACGCTGATTGTTATTATTCTAACGTATCGTTTTGGTTCAGGTTTTCTACGATCAATTGCTGTATTAGTAGGGATTTTAGCAGGGAGCTTGTTTGCTTATTTCTACCGCGGTATTTCATTTCAATCCGTTTCTGAAGCGGCTTGGGTACATGTGCCAACACCGTTCTTTTTTGGAGCGCCCACATTCAATTTATCAGCGATATTGACGATGATAATTATTTCATTAGTCAGCATGGTGGAGTCAACCGGTGTTTATTTCGCACTCAGTGATATCACAAAACAAAAGCTAACGACCAAAGATTTATCACGCGGCTATCGTTCAGAAGGTTTAGCCATTATATTAGGTGGGATTTTTAATACATTCCCTTACACAGCATATTCGCAAAACGTCGGTTTAGTCCAGTTATCAGGAGTGAAAACGAAAAATGTTATTTATGTAGCCGCTTCGTTTTTAGTAATCTTAGGTTTAATTCCTAAAATTGGAGCTATTACAACAACCATTCCCACACCAGTTTTAGGTGGGGCAATGGTAGCGATGTTTGGAATGGTTGTCGCACAAGGTATTAAAATGTTAGGCAGTGTTGATTTCGCTTCACAAGAAAACTTGTTAATCATTGCTTGTTCCGTTGGTCTAGGATTAGGCGTAACAACAGTACCCGAGTTATTCGCGGTATTGCCTAAATTTGTACAACTCTTTACTAGCAACGGCATTGTTGCAGGAAGTGTATGTGCAATTATACTGAACATTGTTTTCAACATGCGACCAAAAACAAAAGAGCATAAAGTGAACTCCGTTAACTCGTAA